The following are from one region of the Zingiber officinale cultivar Zhangliang unplaced genomic scaffold, Zo_v1.1 ctg61, whole genome shotgun sequence genome:
- the LOC122037535 gene encoding kinesin-like protein KIN-14N, with protein sequence MAFIPGSPFDAISRSFIRFQSSPQLHQVNCNEYFAHVQNLKKILVELAPPEVCFSQSETISSQSEEIKLLNKEDSHQVNCNEYFAHVKNLKKILVEVAPPEVCFSQSETISSQSGEIKLLNKEDLHQDDCNEILAHVQSLKKILVEVAPPEVCFSQSETISSQSEEIKLLNKEDSHQVNCNEYFAHVKNLKKLLVEVAPPEVCFSQSETISSQSGEIKLLNKEDLHQDDCNEILAHEQSLAILTEEDLHQDDCNEILAHVQSLAILTTKVAALEETCSSQSGEIKLLRQLLAFSNEKLKRADLTTAEVVKNYEEKKKQVTDLQGHLADAKLQIVELERIRKKLHNTVLELKGNIRVFCRVRPLSYEGSTSESVSSLPFIDPFGHEINLTNNAQSYHFAFDKVFGHEASQGDVFEEISQLIQSALDGYKVCIFAYGQSGSGKTYTMMGNVECPERKGVIPRSFEQIFETIQFLQSQGSKYKMQASMLEIYNDTIRDLLSPDNPTSLEASARVSKQYLIKHDADGNAFVTNLIVIDVCNKEQVSLLLQRASLNRSVGKTLLNEQSSRSHFIFTLKIVGVNERTQHQVEGVLNLIDLARSERLAQSGVIGDRLKETQATNKSLSVLSDVILSIRQKKDHVPFRNSKLTHLLQPYLGGDSKTLMFVNISPEATFFGESLNSLRFANQVHSCELGIPRHQTPTPKFDSRRRHGL encoded by the exons ATGGCCTTCATTCCGGGCAGCCCGTTTGATGCCATCAGCCGATCCTTCATCAGATTTCAG TCTTCTCCGCAATTGCATCAAGTAAATTGCAATGAATATTTCGCACATGTgcagaatttgaaaaaaatactAGTAGAGCTTGCTCCTCCTGAG GTATGCTTTTCCCAAAGTGAGACTATTTCTTCCCAAAGTGAAGAAATAAAACTCTTAAACAAGGAGGACTCACATCAAGTAAATTGCAATGAATATTTCGCACATGTgaagaatttgaaaaaaatactAGTAGAGGTTGCTCCTCCTGAG GTATGCTTTTCCCAAAGTGAGACTATTTCTTCCCAAAGTGGAGAAATAAAACTCTTAAACAAGGAGGACTTGCATCAAGATGATTGCAATGAAATTTTAGCACATGTGCAGAGTTTGAAAAAAATACTAGTAGAGGTTGCTCCTCCTGAG GTATGCTTTTCCCAAAGTGAGACTATTTCTTCCCAAAGTGAAGAAATAAAACTCTTAAACAAGGAGGACTCACATCAAGTAAATTGCAATGAATATTTCGCACATGTGAAGAATTTGAAAAAATTACTAGTAGAGGTTGCTCCTCCTGAG GTATGCTTTTCCCAAAGTGAGACTATTTCTTCCCAAAGTGGAGAAATAAAACTCTTAAACAAGGAGGACTTGCATCAAGATGATTGCAATGAAATTTTAGCACATGAGCAGAGTTTGGCAATACTAACTGAGGAGGACTTGCATCAAGATGATTGCAATGAAATTTTAGCACATGTGCAGAGTTTGGCAATACTAACTACAAAGGTTGCTGCTCTCGAG GAGACATGCTCTTCCCAAAGTGGAGAAATAAAACTTTTGCGGCAACTACTTGCGTTTTCCAATGAGAAACTGAAG AGAGCCGACTTGACAACTGCTGAAGTTGTGAAGaattatgaagagaagaagaaacaagttactGATTTACAAGGCCATCTTGCAGATGCAAAGCTTCAGATAGTGGAATTAGAGAGGATTCGAAAAAAGCTGCATAACACAGTATTG GAACTTAAAGGGAACATTCGTGTGTTCTGTAGAGTTCGTCCTCTGTCATATGAAGGAAGCACAAGTGAATCGGTTTCTTCTCTACCATTCATTGATCCTTTTGGCCATGAGATTAACTTGACAAATAATG CCCAGTCATACCATTTTGCTTTTGATAAAGTATTCGGCCATGAAGCTTCTCAAGGAGATGTTTTTGAAGAAATATCTCAGTTAATTCAGAGTGCGCTTGATGGCTATAAG GTTTGCATATTTGCATATGGTCAATCTGGGTCTGGGAAAACTTACACAATGATGGGCAATGTTGAATGCCCTGAACGGAAAGGAGTTATTCCTAGATCATTTGAGCAAATTTTCGAAACTATTCAATTTCTACAATCTCAAGGTTCAAAATACAAAATGCAG GCATCCATGCTAGAAATATATAATGATACCATTCGTGATTTATTATCACCCGACAATCCTACTAGCTTGGAAGCAAGTGCTCGTGTTAGCAAACAATACTTAATCAAACATGATGCCGATGGTAATGCATTTGTGACTAATCTCATCGTAATAGATGTTTGCAACAAAGAGCAAGTCTCATTACTCCTTCAACGAGCTTCATTGAATAG GTCTGTTGGTAAGACCCTATTAAATGAGCAATCGTCAAGAAGCCATTTTATCTTCACTTTGAAGATTGTTGGCGTTAATGAG AGAACACAACATCAGGTTGAAGGGGTACTGAACTTAATTGATCTTGCCAGAAGTGAGCGCCTTGCCCAAAGTGGTGTTATCGGTGATCGCCTGAAGGAAACACAG GCCACCAACAAAAGTTTGTCGGTATTAAGCGATGTGATCCTTTCAATTCGACAAAAAAAAGATCATGTTCCTTTTAGGAATTCAAAGTTAACACATCTTCTACAG CCTTATCTCGGGGGGGATTCGAAGACTTTAATGTTTGTCAATATATCGCCAGAGGCAACTTTTTTTGGAGAATCCCTAAATTCACTCAGATTTGCAAACCAAGTTCATTCATGCGAGCTTGGAATTCCGCGACACCAAACCCCGACACCAAAGTTTGACTCACGACGGAGACATGG GCTGTAA
- the LOC122037522 gene encoding vegetative cell wall protein gp1-like → MVLGRTCPPAARPPAPRPPPSRRRLARRPAAGASPAARPPAPRPSPAPARRPSSVAAHRRLPATACRPLPAARRCRPLAVAGRSPLPAARRRRPLAAAGRSPPPALRRHPPLAARRRPPVTAVGRSSPAMTRSSSTARHPPSAARRPSSAARVGRPSPAGCRPPVAAPRSSPPARSRSSLALPRPPPARRRPLPAHPWPPLTPHPGLRPPLAGDACRSPPSPGVVDRRCWPAVPTAGCRWLPQAYTLSNVA, encoded by the exons ATGGTATTGGGCCGTACTTGCCCGCCCGCCGCCCGGCCGCCGGCGCCTCGCCCGCCGCCCAGCCGCCGGCGCCTCGCCCGCCGCCCGGCCGCCGGCGCCTCGCCCGCCGCCCGGCCGCCGGCGCCTCGCCCGTCGCCCGCCCCCGCCCGTCGCCCGTCGTCTGTTGCCGCCCACCGCCGCCTGCCGGCCACCGCCTGCCGACCGCTGCCGGCCGCCCGCCGCTGCCGGCCGCTCGCCGTCGCCGGCCGCTCGCCGCTGCCGGCCGCTCGCCGCCGCCGGCCGCTCGCCGCTGCCGGCCGCTCGCCGCCGCCCGCCCTCCGTCGCCATCCGCCGCTGGCCGCCCGTCGTCGGCCACCCGTCACCGCCGTCGGCCGCTCGTCGCCCGCCATGACCCGCTCGTCGTCGACCGCCCGTCACCCACCGTCGGCCGCCCGTCGCCCGTCGTCGGCCGCCCGAG TCGGCCGCCCGTCGCCCGCCGGCTGCCGCCCGCCAGTCGCCGCCCCCCGGTCGTCGCCGCCCGCTCGCAGCCGGTCGTCGCTCGCCCTCCCCCGGCCGCCACCCGCACGGCGCCGGCCGTTGCCCGCCCACCCCTGGCCGCCGCTCACCCCCCATCCAGGCCTCCGCCCGCCGCTGGCTGGCGACGCTTGTCGTTCCCCGCCGTCGCCGGGAGTCGTCGACCGACGGTGCTGGCCGGCGGTGCCGACCGCTGGTTGCCGGTGGCTACCACAAG CTTACACCCTATCAAATGTAGCCTAA
- the LOC122037556 gene encoding uncharacterized protein LOC122037556 isoform X2 — MIAAGVIDILLRPRFVPCRRTPRKKAYCVNTADVLAGIARTCFGVGWDIRPITQDSNEGVQCLSYCSEDGNNQYGQLSKYIINAKKESLFPNYDLRYG, encoded by the exons ATGATCGCCGCCGGGGTCATCGACATTTTGTTGAGGCCTCGGTTCGTCCCTTGCCGGCGGACGCCGAGGAAGAAG GCTTATTGCGTAAATACTGCTGATGTACTTGCAGGAATTGCACGGACATGCTTTGGAGTTGGTTGGGATATCCGGCCAATCACACAGGATAG CAATGAGGGTGTTCAATGTTTATCTTATTGCTCTGAAGATGGTAACAATCAGTATGGGCAACTATCAAAATATATCATCAATGCCAAAAAGGAGTCATTGTTTCCAAACTATGATTTGCGATATGGTTAG
- the LOC122037556 gene encoding uncharacterized protein LOC122037556 isoform X1, whose product MIAAGVIDILLRPRFVPCRRTPRKKELHGHALELVGISGQSHRIAMRVFNVYLIALKMVTISMGNYQNISSMPKRSHCFQTMICDMVSPNMHTIISGYWEGPDTEDGWGYIEAVVFRSP is encoded by the exons ATGATCGCCGCCGGGGTCATCGACATTTTGTTGAGGCCTCGGTTCGTCCCTTGCCGGCGGACGCCGAGGAAGAAG GAATTGCACGGACATGCTTTGGAGTTGGTTGGGATATCCGGCCAATCACACAGGATAG CAATGAGGGTGTTCAATGTTTATCTTATTGCTCTGAAGATGGTAACAATCAGTATGGGCAACTATCAAAATATATCATCAATGCCAAAAAGGAGTCATTGTTTCCAAACTATGATTTGCGATATGGTTAGTCCTAATATGCACACAATAATATCTGGCTATTGGGAGGGTCCTGATACTGAAGATGGGTGGGGTTATATTGAGGCTGTTGTGTTTAGAAGTCCTTGA
- the LOC122037555 gene encoding cytochrome P450 90A4-like, giving the protein MWSLQPLDVVLIVVASLVLWELGRRRRWGRLPPGSLGLPVVGESLRLIAAYKTEDPEPFIDERVRRYGRLFTTHVFGERTVFSADPEFNKMVLAAEGRTVEGSYPSSISTLLGAHSLLVMRGVRHKRMHSLTLNRLASPAAIRDAAILSQIDHLVRRTLDSWCCSSPGAGPARVLLLDQTKKITFDLTVKQLVSVDPGEWTESLRREYLLLIDGFFTIPFPSFLSFTTYGRAIKARKKVEAKLKELIRKRQWEKTAPSRGNDDTAAKKKVDMLEELMDGAALEGKAMTEEEVVDYLLSILVAGYETTSTIMTLAVKFLTDNPDALALLRVEQDEIREKKKKDKGGDAEPLTWTEYKSMPFTQCVINETLRMANIISGVFRRATSDIQFKGYTIPKGCKLFISFRAVHLDPEYFEDARTFNPWRWQQEETQQFGGVNYTPFGGGTRLCPGYELARVVISVFLHYLVTRLSWEEAEKDRLVFFPTTRTLKGYPINVRFRDGDRNNVGLASGSGS; this is encoded by the exons ATGTGGTCTCTCCAGCCGTTGGATGTGGTCCTGATCGTGGTAGCGAGCTTGGTGCTGTGGGAAttggggaggaggaggaggtggggcAGGCTGCCTCCGGGGAGCTTGGGTCTGCCGGTGGTGGGAGAGAGTCTCCGGCTGATTGCGGCATACAAGACGGAGGACCCCGAGCCGTTCATCGACGAGCGGGTGAGGCGCTACGGGCGGCTCTTCACGACGCACGTGTTCGGGGAGCGCACCGTGTTCTCGGCGGATCCGGAGTTCAACAAGATGGTGCTGGCGGCGGAGGGGCGGACGGTGGAGGGCAGCTACCCGTCGTCGATCTCCACCTTGCTTGGCGCTCACTCACTCCTGGTTATGCGAGGCGTCCGGCACAAGCGCATGCATTCCCTCACCCTGAACCGCCTCGCCTCGCCCGCCGCCATCCGCGACGCCGCCATCCTGTCCCAGATCGACCACCTCGTCCGCCGCACCCTGGACTCCTGGTGTTGCTCGTCACCGGGCGCGGGCCCTGCCCGCGTCCTCCTGCTCGATCAGACCAAGAAGATCACTTTCGACCTCACCGTCAAGCAGCTGGTGAGCGTCGACCCGGGAGAGTGGACCGAGTCCCTCCGCCGCGAGTACCTCCTCCTCATCGACGGCTTCTTCACCATTCCCTTCCCTTCTTTCCTCTCCTTCACCACTTACGGCAGGGCCATCAAG GCGCGGAAGAAGGTCGAAGCGAAGCTCAAGGAACTGATAAGGAAGAGGCAATGGGAGAAGACGGCGCCGAGCAGAGGAAACGACGACACGGCGGCGAAGAAGAAAGTGGACATGCTGGAGGAGCTGATGGATGGCGCGGCGTTGGAAGGAAAGGCGATGACGGAGGAGGAGGTGGTCGACTATCTTCTGTCGATTCTGGTGGCGGGATACGAGACCACGTCCACCATCATGACCCTGGCCGTGAAGTTCCTCACCGACAACCCCGACGCCCTCGCCCTTCTCCGG GTGGAGCAGGACGAGatcagagagaagaagaagaaagacaaggGAGGAGACGCGGAGCCGTTGACCTGGACAGAGTACAAGTCAATGCCCTTCACCCAATGC GTGATTAACGAGACACTTCGCATGGCCAACATCATCAGCGGAGTCTTCAGACGCGCCACGTCAGACATCCAATTCAAAG GATACACGATTCCAAAAGGGTGCAAACTTTTCATCTCGTTCCGAGCCGTCCACCTCGATCCTGAGTACTTCGAGGATGCTCGGACCTTCAATCCTTGGAGATGGCAGCAG GAGGAGACGCAGCAATTCGGCGGCGTAAATTACACGCCCTTCGGCGGCGGCACTCGCCTCTGCCCCGGCTACGAGCTCGCGCGCGTCGTCATCTCCGTCTTCCTCCATTACCTCGTCACTCGCTTAAG TTGGGAGGAAGCTGAGAAGGATAGGCTCGTGTTCTTCCCCACCACAAGGACTCTCAAGGGATATCCGATCAATGTCCGCTTCCGTGACGGCGACCGCAATAACGTCGGGCTAGCTAGCGGCTCCGGGAGCTAG